The Triticum urartu cultivar G1812 chromosome 6, Tu2.1, whole genome shotgun sequence genome includes the window ATGCTAACATTTTGTCATCAAGTGCCATCATCTCACTCGGAAGTCCATATCCATAAAGCTTTAATGTTTCCATGGAAGATCCCCCCATTGACACAATTGCTGAAACACTAGTCTTATTAGTTTAGAATATGTGGCTAAAGGCAGAGGGGGTTCTGTACTTGCAAAGGAGGACAACCGACCATAATGAGTTGGCTAGGGCTGGGAAACCATGACTTATGTTCAATTTTGTAGTTACAACCTTTCTGAAATAGATTAAACTAGACTTCATCTCCCCCACAGAAGTACATGAACATCTCCATAAATCTGGCATTCCATCTAAACCAGCTCTTCCAATGATGGAACCATGATTTCTCTTACTCTCTGCATGTTGCTCAACTTCAATCTTTTAAGAGACTGAAGCATTTCCACAGATGGAACTATTCTCCATTCTTCGCAATCCTCTAGATGAACCGTATGCAATGACTTAAAGAAACCAACATCCAGAACTTGAAGATAGAAAAACCTAATCAGGACATATGGCAAAGCCAGTAGGACCATCCTGAATTTTTAGATACCGAAGATGTGTACGATTTGCCAAGATACACATAAAGGAATTGAAACCAGGAGATACTGAAGACATTTGCAGTAGACATAGATTATGTTCTTTTTGAAAGACATATTGGAATGGTTTGAAGAAAAAGGAGTCATATTCCCCCATTAACACGAATGTCCTCAACTTTCTCACTAATGCGACTATATTTTGCAAAAAGAATTCAAATTTCTCACTACGAGGTATATTCCTAGTCTGATCATCCCTCCAATATACAGAATTAGTTACTATAGGCAAATGGTGTATAGTTGTCAAAGTTTTATTGCATTGCAAACCACCCAAAGTTGCACtctgttcatttcattgcattgcAAACACCCAATATGAAAGTTTGTGATGAATGGAATCAATATGTTGGCATCGTATCTACAACGACGATCCAAACTTTAGGCTCAAAGTGAGTTAAAACATATAATATTTGTACTAAACTTTCCTACTTACTTTGATTTATTATAGAAAATTATAAAGTTAACTATTATATTGTATATAGCCACAATTAATAATAACATGTTTTGATATGAATTTCTAACATTTACCATTGAAAGATACACCACACATGCATCATACTAAAGTAAATTGTATCATGTAGCCACAAAGTTTTATTTCCAAATAATTTCTCTTAAAATTTAAGTTGATCCCCTTAAACCCTAAAAATAGAAATGAATGAAATCTCATATTGTCATCGATTATTATATGAAATTAGCGTCAAATTATAGTGTATGTATGTGCGTTATGGTGCATATTTTAATATTCTTAAATATCTCGAGATAGATATATAAAGCATACAATTTTACAAATATCCCAAGAGTGGTTTCTGGTCTAATAGCCACACACGAATAGAATATAGTATATAATGTTTTTATGAGGAGATCTAATAGCCGGCATGATGCTTTAGCTGTGATCAAATGTGGTTTACATGTTCATGTTGGTTCAATACTATGTTGGGCAAGTTGTGTCTGAATTGAGTTTGATATGGAAATGAGATCGATTTTAATAACGAAGCACATACAAAATTGTAAGTGCATTTAGTCCCTAATGATATTTTGGTGTTGATGATAATGTGGTTAGTGAGACCAGTGTTGGTTATTAAGTTTATCTCAGGACATTGGTCTCTCGATGAGTTTATATGGAGTTGGTTGACCCCCACTTCAAAAAGAAAATGGGTGATGATTCTTCCGAAGACTCGAAGGTTTTTTTGGGGAGTCATAGGATAACCGTACTATTAAGAGGAGTTGAGGTGATTGCATAATAATGGGGATCATGCAAACCATATATACCCTAATAATATAACTgcatgaacattttctaaaagTTATGTGAACATTATTTTACACTAcataaacatttttaaaattcacGATGACCATTTAAAAAATAGCTAATAAAATATATTTAGTGTATTTCAAAATATAAACAAAAATACAAAAGAACCAAAAAGGAAAATCAGAGAAAGCAACTAACAATCAATTTTTTTTGAGACAAACTAACAATCAAATGAAGCAACGCGGTACTGGTCCAGCCCAATAGCTCGTCACTTGAGGAGAGGGATGCTCGCATTGGCAAATcctatttctttttcttttttgagggATCCAAATCCTATTTTTTGCCCGCACACATCGAATGGATATGGCGATGCCCACATGCGAGGAAAATTGGGTAGGCCCACTTTGGCATTTGCTAACCTGCTGGAGATTCTTTTTGGTTTTCCGTTGTTGTTTTTTTCCTACTAtttcattagttgcattgctgcaatgtttttttttctttctattgTGGCCTGTGTTTCATTTTTTCATGCTGTTTCGTTTGTGGTGTCATTCTAGGGTCTTTTTTTCAGTTTTTTGCTGTGCATTTTGTTTCCCTTTTGCTAGTTTTTGGTTTTTCCTTCCAGTCCTTTTTTTGCTGTTtcttttttaataaacaatgcccATTTTCAAAACATGAAGAAAATTATTTTAATACATGAAAATATTCATATTTTTATAAAACACGATGAAATATTTTATCACATGGAGAACTTTTTAAACATAAATACATTTAATATTTTCAAGTACATGGTGAACATTTTAATATACGAGGAATTTTTTTAATATatggtgaacatttttaaaacatGCCTTGAACATTTTCAAATACATTAACCATTTCTAGTATGTGttaaatatttttcaaaatacACATTCATTTTGGAGTATTTATGGAATGTAGGAAACAGCAAAAAATCAAAGAAAAACGAATAAACCAAAAATAACCACTACCTAGTGTTGCCTGGCAAATTATAGTGTAGAAGCTGAATCTAGGAAGTTTTGGAGAAGCTGGGTAGTTTCAGAACACACCCTTAGGTTGGCACGTTATTGGTCAGCCCTTTGCACCTTACTTCAACCGTAGCATGTCGATTTGATGCCAATAGGTGTCGACCAGGAGCTCTTGCTCGCTGCGAGCGAGACAAAGCCCCTCCTGAAAAAAAGACTATTTGACAGTTGACCGCAGATTTTTTTTGAGCCAATACCGCGAAGCTTTATGAATTTGCCACGATGTTTAATTTATTAACCGTAGATAGTGCTCTCACATCCCCCTACGTTAGCTCTATATGGGCAGCCCATGTAGGTTTTTCCCCATCGGTTTTGGATGGCTTTTCTTCTGGTTTTCTATGACGGGTTTTATTccattttatttactttttttcCCTAATTCTTGACTATTTTCTccaattcatgaacattttttaaatttatCAACTTTTTGAAATTAATTCATGTTTTTCAAATTGGCAAACTTTGAGAGAATTCTGGATCATTTTTTACTTTCGATTTTTCAAAATTAGTGAACATTTTGTGATTCATTTAATTTTTTCAAACGCATGAAGTTTTTATAAATTTGCAAAAAATGTTTTTCTAGAAACTCAATGGTCAACCAACACGCAAGCCTATGGGCCATTGCCTGCACCTTGTCTGGTTGCTGCCCTGAGAGAAATGTGCCTGACCCAGAGCCGGACAACTGCCTGCACCTTGTTTGGTTGGCGCCTCGGCACAATTCGACCAGCCTGCCACGAGCATTTCCGGCACGTAATTAGTGGGAGCCAGGCCATCAAAATTGAGGCCTGACTCAGGCAGAGCAATCAGTGCGTGCCGCGTCGGCGCTCATTTTTCAGACAAGTTTTTCAGGTTGTAAACCAAACAGCCCCCTAGTGCACTAGAGCGGACGAAGGAGTCCGCTAGCGCAATCCAAATGCCTCAATCGCTGGGAGGCGCTCTGTCTGGTaggtttttttcttcttcttgtttttgAGGGAAATGCCCGACTTTCTTAAATCTCAACAGAAAGTTTTACATAATCCGATGAATCTAGAAGCCAGACATAAAAGTAGGAGTGTTCTTAGCTACTCCCTTTGTCTCGATTTACAGGATATGCACGTCATTTTAGGTGAAGAATTTAATTAGCTATATATGTATTATATGTGATAAAatatatgtttagaaactacatccaCTTAAGAATTCAATGATATACTTTTAATGACATAttactcatatttagttagtcaaatgaaTAACCTAGACCTACGTGCACGCCCTCTAAACCGAGACCAGGGAGTATATTAACCTCCCTTCGTTCATGGCAGAAATTAATATGCTCCGTCTCGTTCTGCATGGCCTTGATTTCTTTAATTTTTTTAGGCTCCTTGATTACTGCGTTAGCACCCTAAGGGTTGTAGGAATTTAGGCCAGGCTGTATACAAAGGTGGCCAAATCGGTTGATCTTGGTGTGCTTGCCCGATAGCCCACGTGCCCGGCTGTGGTGTCTTTTCACAGCCCGACACGTTTTATAATTGGTCATTTTAGAACATGGGAGAGCAACTAGTTGACGAGCGGAACCTCCCAAAAATTATTTGAAAGTGTGCTAAGTCACGTGTCGCGTTCTGGACGCTTGTTTCAGATTTTATTCTTTTTATTTTACGCACGCGTTTTTAGttttttaaacggtttttttcatgttttttttattttttgttttttcacCAGTCCTCCTTCGAGCGCTTCTTTGGAAGCCTCCCAACGATCACTTGAGAGTGGGCTAAGTCACATGTCGCGTTCTGGATGCTCCTATCAGATTTTATTCTTTTTATTTTACGCATGCGTTTTCAGCTTTTTAAAcgatttttttttcattttttgattTTTCATCGGTCCTCCTTAGCTTTTGGGGCATTTTTTTTCTTCGCGAGAGGCACGACTTTacttccgtgagaggcacggttgtgctttcatgagaggcacggccgtgcctctcggaaacgaaaaaggaacgcattttttgttttttttcttccgCTAGAGGCACGGTTTAGGTACACATTTTCTGTATTTGTTTCTTCcatgagaggcacggttgtgTTTTCGCGAGgagcacggccgtgcctctcgaaaacgaaaaaaatacgttttctgttttttttccttccGCCACGACACGattttgcttctgcgagaggcatggttgtgctttcgcgagaggcacagTTGTGCTTTCACGAGGGGCACGAAAAatgtgttttctatttttttccttccGTGAGAGACACGGTTGTGTTTTCGCGAGGagcacgcccgtgcctctcgaaaacggaaaaaacgtgttttctgttttttttccttctGCCACGACAtgattttgcttccgcgagaggcatggttgtgctttcgcgagaggtatggttgtgctttcgcgaggggcacgaaaaatgcgttttctatttttttttcttccgcgagaggcacgggttagcttccgcgagaggcacggtggTGCTATCGAGAGAAGCACGgccgtgcctctttcggaaagggaaaaaacgTGCTCCCTATTCAGTTTTTCCGTCCGATTTATTTTGTCTGGATTTTTTCTGAAAAAATAGTTCGTCAAAATGTATTAACATGaaatctagttttgaagatctcgacgcaaGGAATTCAATGATAAAAATAGTTCGAGATTTAAATGCATGATTTAAGAGATAAAATGTTTGAATAAACGAATATACGAAAAAGGGAAACTCCCAAATTGCAACAAGTGGCACGCATGCAGTGCACCACTAATCACAATCTGAGGAGGTGAGAGTGATGTTAAAAAGGAGttcttaattagtgatttcgagAACATGGCCTACCTAGGGTTGTGTCTGGGCTGGGTACGGCACGACCCATTTacttttctttaaaaaaaattcaaatacaTATTAACCCCTAAAACAGCCCAAAATCAGGAATAAACATGCTATGAGTCAGCCCGTTCAAAATCACTAATTGAAAAGTACTTCTTTTAAAGATTACTTTTATCTTCCTAGATTGCGACAAATAAAGTATTGTATGTGCGTCACTTGTCGTAATCTGGTAGTTTTTCATTTTTCCATAAATTtgtttattcaaaatgttttatctgTTAAACTTTGCGTCCAAATCTGAAATCGTTTTCACTATTGAATTCCTCACGTCTAGATCTTCAAAATCAGATCTCATGTTGATAGATTTTTAAGAACCTTTTTTCCATGAAAAAACCGGAAGAAAAAACCACACCAGGCGGACGTCTTTTTCTCCCTTTCAAAAACAGTTTCCAAGAGGCATGAACCGTGCCTCTCGCAAAAGCAAAACCATcactctcgcggaagaaaaaaaaaagaaagtGCATTTTTTTCATTTCCGAGAGACACGGTCATGCCTCTCACGGAAGAAAAAACAAGAAAACATGTTTTTCTCACAGTatttttttttcgatttttttgtCCAAAAGCTAAGAAGATCGGTAGAAAACCGAAAACCCgaaaaaaaaaccaaaaaaacgaAAGGGCTGTGCCTTGCCTGGCCCGTTTAGGCCAGGCCGGGCCATCTGGTCAGGTTTGGGAGTATATGGGCCGTAATTCAGCGGCGACACGCACCGTCGTCCTCCGCTCTCACGGTCTCTTTGGTCCCATCTCCCCggtcgccgcgccgccgtcgtcctccgccCTCCCGTCTCCGCCGGACGCCACTCGTCAGGTCTTCCTCTCCCTCTCTAGAACCCTCTCCATCTCCCGCCCCTCTTCCTTCTCGTAGCCGCAGCCGGGCGGGCCTCCCTGGCTTCTGGATCGGCCGTGGGTTCGCTGGGGGTGGAGTGGCTTTGGAATCCCACAAGATTCGATTTTTGCGGCGGCGTGGTTTCAGCGCTAATTTAAGAGTCCTTCTCGATTCGTATGAACCAGATTCGTTTCGTTCGTTTAGGCGTCGCTAGCTGCTGCTGATTTGCCTGACTGAGCTGTACTGGAGGTCTGGAGCTGAAGCAGAGCTCCAAGTCCGGCACCGGCGAGACATGGCTGCGGCGGCGAAGGAGGTGGACATGAAGAAGATGGAGCTTATGAAGGAGGTATTAGGGCTACATGTTTCTCTACCTTGATGCAGTCCTTTCGATTTGTTCGAGGACAGTAAAAGATAATACAACCCACATGTGTGTGTTCTTCGGTTCAGGTAAGAGCGCACCAAGTCGCGATTGGGGAGCTCAACAACCTGCCTCCATCCAGGGTAAGtatccctcctcctcctcccggaCCCGGGTTAACTTTTTTACGATAATTTCTGCATGAATTTGGGCGATGGTCAATTAGGCTGTTTTAGTGTGATGGCTTGAAAGTGGTAGGTAGTAACAACTGACCACTTCCACTTGTCTGATGCGCAGGCCGCGTACCAGAAGACCTGCAACATCTTCTTCCGCAAGGACATCAAATCGGCCGTGGCGTCCCAACAGAGTACGATTGCACATCgcttttgttgttgttgttgttgttgttgttattggaAGTGGTGGTGGTGTTTTCTTATTGTCTATGTGGTGCTTCATTGTGGTAACATGACATGATTCCTCCCTCTCTAATTCTTATTTAGAGCAACTTGATATAACCAAGGCAAAGCTGCAGAAGCTGGATCAGGCATCATGAAGACTCACTGCAGAAATTTGAAATTGCAACTTATGCTGCTTCATCCATCCACCCCCCTCCATGAATCCTCTCTAATCGGTTGTCTTGGGAGTGCTAGACAACGTGCAACTCATGTAGCTTTCTGTGTAATAATTGTGTCGTTACAAGCTGGTTGCTAGTTATGAGTGTGAGACGAATGAATCGTTTCTGAATATGGAGACTGTATACGGGACTGTAGTCAAAATAGACATTATGAAGGTGATACGATGATATGATTGAGCCAAGTAGACCTACTGCTTGAGTCTTTCTGAACCGATTATGTGGTGACATGATTATCCAGTGGCTGTCAATAGATAGAATCTTGTCAATTTTCTTACTTGGATTTGCAGCAAGAGAAGGATGGGGAGTAGTTCTATTTGTGGCTTTACGAAAGATTTTGACTTGATTTTTTAACATCTTGCCATATTTTATATCCGCTTCGTCAAGCTTTTCTGTGTCAGTTATTTTCTTGGCCAATCGGTCAGTGTCGGCCATGGAAAGACCTCATGTCATCCATCTTCGGAAAGGCTCTGAAATGTCTACTGCCTATGCTTGGGAATAGCTTGAAATCCAGTAGTACTGCCTGTTGATGGCTGCCTGCAAGCCAAAATGTTTACTGCTTTTCCCTGTGAAACTGTACTGTAGCAGGGTTGATGGATGAAAAATGAAATGAAGTTGTAGTCCATTCATGtcaattactccctccgttcctaaatataagtctttttagacattccAAATGaactacaacatacggatgtatgcagacatattttagagtgtaaattcactcattttgcttcgtatgtagtcacttgttggaatcactaaaaagacttatatttaggaacggagggagtacttatgATGTGAAATACGATGTTAAATGTTAGTGTTGTCCGGAACAGTAAAAGCAACCTTGCTGGTGGACATGAGTGGTGAACTGCAAAGCTGAGAGTGTAGCCTGAATCCTGTGAGTGAAGCTGTATCGGTAAATTATTGTGATGTACTCACCTGAGAAGAGAAGCACGAGTGCTAGGGAAGAGTAAGATATGTTGAGCTTTGGTGCATTTTTTTTGGGACTAATGAGTCGTGTGAGGGATGAAGAATGCATCGACGAGAAGCTCCTCCGAGTTCTTCTCAGAGAGATGAAATTGTACATTTGTCTCTGTGCAAACTGGCCTGACCAACTTGCAGTTCTATGTTGTGTTTCTTTGACAGGTTAGTTCTCATGTACTGTACTATGCCTATAAGCAGCTAACAGATTTTCAGATAGATAATGTTTCAGTACTATTACCATACTGAAGTTTGTAGTGTTAAATTAATAGCGTCTCTACATGTGTCAAATCAACGGTATCATCAAACAAGTGATGGAGAGGGGCAACTTCGCAAAAGAACTAACAAAAAACATGCCTTGTCAGGTAAACTGCCAAGTGCTACAGAAAAATGGTAACCCAACAATTGCATCAACTGTGTATTATTGTACACCTCGAAGACACAGCCGGACTTGAGAAAAATATATCAAAGTGCTCAAAATAATCCAAGAAAAATCCCGACAACAACTAACATTCCAGTGAAAGCACTGTTAAAACTTCAGCACAAACAAAGCTGGAAAGATGAATACTCTGTTTGCTGCACACCGTGGAAACACCGCCGGACTGCAAGAATACAGAGTGCTCGATTTTCCTGAAGGAATTCCCAGTTAATAAAGAATAGTGCCCCGTGTGGACTGATCATGATTTCTAAGGGCAACAGAGCAAGTTGCCGTACTTCTACACACCACATG containing:
- the LOC125513126 gene encoding uncharacterized protein LOC125513126, which produces MAAAAKEVDMKKMELMKEVRAHQVAIGELNNLPPSRAAYQKTCNIFFRKDIKSAVASQQKQLDITKAKLQKLDQAS